A genomic segment from Rubrobacter tropicus encodes:
- a CDS encoding gamma-glutamyltransferase family protein, translating into MNASDSKLSFAASAGTPYAAEAAAEVFRAGGNAADAAVAAAAAVSVTEPLMSSIGGGGFALVRDSDGSAELVDYYDAMPGKGLPDSAFGAGGSPQSVTLKYGAGVRSIVGGAAVSVPGSLRGWEMVLRRHGRLGLKEALGPAIRLARDGFRLCRTSGLWFEVAREVLTLTDETRRQFYKGDRVYREGEEIRFPELADTLQAVGESGADLFYEGDLGRKVSSYVLGMEGILTERDLAEYRPVVREPMSVRHGAGEMYTNGPPSAGGPTLAQMLRVVSAYDLASMPGREYVTVMAGAMKLALEDRATQYLDGSENGTVAARLTGEEYAKVQRRRIFEGFGSPHTTHLSCVDADGLAVSITASMGYGSGLVVPGTGIPLNNSLGEPELNPKGFHALKPGERLVSSMSPTVVSSAEGGIVALGSPGASRIPTAILQTLVNILDFGMTVEEAVLAPRFHAEGDLFAFEAGSPKADPERFGRVLPYEEPNMYFGG; encoded by the coding sequence ATGAACGCCTCGGACTCAAAGCTCTCCTTCGCGGCCTCGGCCGGCACCCCGTACGCGGCGGAGGCCGCCGCCGAGGTCTTCCGCGCCGGGGGCAACGCCGCCGACGCCGCAGTCGCCGCGGCCGCCGCGGTGAGCGTCACCGAGCCCCTGATGAGCTCCATCGGCGGCGGCGGTTTCGCGCTTGTCAGGGACTCGGACGGCAGCGCCGAACTCGTCGACTACTACGACGCGATGCCGGGCAAGGGCCTGCCGGATTCGGCCTTCGGGGCGGGGGGAAGCCCGCAGTCGGTGACGCTCAAGTACGGCGCCGGCGTCCGGTCCATAGTCGGCGGGGCCGCGGTCTCCGTGCCGGGTTCTTTGCGCGGGTGGGAGATGGTGCTCCGGCGGCACGGGAGGCTGGGTCTCAAGGAGGCTCTGGGGCCCGCGATCCGGCTCGCCCGCGACGGCTTTCGGCTCTGCCGGACCTCCGGGCTCTGGTTCGAGGTGGCCCGGGAGGTCCTCACGCTCACGGACGAGACGCGCCGGCAGTTCTACAAGGGCGACAGGGTCTACAGGGAAGGCGAGGAGATACGGTTCCCCGAGCTCGCCGACACGCTGCAGGCCGTGGGCGAGTCTGGCGCCGACCTGTTCTACGAGGGGGATCTCGGGCGCAAGGTTTCTTCCTACGTCCTCGGCATGGAGGGCATCCTTACGGAGAGGGACCTCGCCGAGTACAGGCCGGTCGTCAGGGAGCCGATGAGCGTGCGCCACGGGGCGGGGGAGATGTACACGAACGGTCCGCCCTCGGCCGGCGGCCCCACGCTGGCGCAGATGCTGCGCGTGGTCTCGGCTTACGACCTCGCCTCCATGCCCGGCAGGGAGTACGTTACCGTCATGGCCGGCGCCATGAAGCTCGCGCTCGAAGACCGGGCGACGCAGTACCTGGACGGCTCGGAGAACGGGACCGTCGCGGCCCGGCTGACCGGGGAGGAGTACGCCAAGGTCCAGCGCCGGCGCATCTTCGAGGGCTTCGGCTCCCCGCACACCACGCACCTCTCCTGCGTCGACGCCGATGGCCTCGCCGTCTCCATAACCGCGAGCATGGGCTACGGTTCGGGTCTCGTCGTCCCAGGCACGGGCATCCCGCTCAACAACAGCCTCGGCGAGCCCGAGCTAAACCCCAAGGGCTTTCACGCGCTCAAGCCCGGCGAGCGCCTCGTCTCAAGCATGAGCCCGACCGTCGTCTCGTCCGCCGAGGGTGGGATCGTGGCGCTCGGGTCTCCCGGCGCCTCGCGCATACCAACGGCGATCCTGCAGACGCTCGTGAACATCCTGGACTTCGGGATGACCGTCGAAGAGGCGGTCCTCGCGCCGCGCTTCCACGCGGAGGGAGACCTTTTCGCGTTCGAGGCGGGGTCGCCAAAGGCGGACCCGGAGCGTTTCGGGCGGGTGCTCCCGTACGAGGAGCCGAACATGTACTTCGGGGGGTGA
- a CDS encoding nucleoside 2-deoxyribosyltransferase: protein MLVYLAGPLFSEAERSFNEALAGKLEDRGFRVFLPQRDGVERDKAPYDAMRPEERRLAMFELDETKIMESDIFLFVLEGRVPDEGACVELGIAHAHRRLEGARRLIAGLHTDTRATFLGSKLNPMVRVPLDRIAEDEATLLRILEGRLAGREP, encoded by the coding sequence GTGCTGGTCTACCTGGCCGGCCCGCTCTTCTCCGAAGCCGAGAGGTCTTTCAATGAAGCGCTGGCCGGTAAACTGGAAGACCGGGGTTTCCGTGTCTTCCTCCCCCAACGCGACGGCGTCGAACGGGACAAGGCGCCGTACGACGCGATGCGCCCCGAGGAGCGTCGCCTGGCCATGTTCGAACTAGACGAAACCAAAATAATGGAATCCGACATCTTTCTTTTCGTGCTCGAAGGCCGGGTCCCGGACGAAGGGGCCTGCGTAGAGCTCGGCATCGCCCACGCCCACCGCCGTCTCGAAGGCGCCAGGCGGCTGATCGCCGGTCTCCACACCGACACCCGCGCGACGTTCCTCGGCTCGAAACTAAACCCCATGGTCCGCGTTCCGCTGGACCGGATAGCCGAAGACGAGGCTACTTTGCTGAGGATTCTTGAGGGGCGCCTGGCCGGGCGGGAACCGTAG
- a CDS encoding L-lactate permease, with protein MLFVLFGGLLLYNVLAAGGAVGEVSRFLGRLEPDPVALAAGVVVGVAPFFESVTGFGVAVVISAPYCSPPVSRR; from the coding sequence GTGTTGTTCGTTCTCTTCGGCGGTTTGTTGCTGTACAACGTGCTCGCGGCTGGCGGGGCGGTCGGGGAGGTGTCGCGATTTCTGGGGCGGTTGGAGCCCGATCCCGTCGCGCTCGCCGCGGGGGTGGTCGTCGGGGTGGCACCGTTCTTCGAGTCGGTTACGGGGTTCGGGGTGGCGGTGGTAATAAGCGCCCCATACTGCTCGCCGCCGGTTTCTCGCCGTTAA
- a CDS encoding L-lactate permease: MRGAVGALGVGTVIGADLAGMGFVELSDWSALLSVPLFPVYGVAAVALAGGWSGVRRRGAEAALLGLAAGAGTLATSLFLVPELSGAVGGLAATAIFLGLRIGRAGGAPVRALLPYAFLLTLLVLINAGGGPGSVAWIGPAIDGPGLPLLASSIFASTLFAVGPGTFGNALNSTTRQWLPTAGAVLTFVLAGAILADGGAAGVLATEARRFGSLYPAILPVLGAFGGALAGSNAASNALFMPLQIEAARGLGISEPLAAASQNVSGSHASLLAPQRIVLAATATGLVGREGEITRLAMAPVVVSIVVLAVIGMVS; the protein is encoded by the coding sequence GTGCGCGGTGCCGTGGGGGCTTTGGGGGTTGGGACCGTGATCGGGGCGGATCTCGCCGGGATGGGCTTCGTCGAGCTCTCGGACTGGAGCGCCCTGTTGAGCGTTCCCCTCTTCCCCGTCTACGGCGTCGCCGCGGTCGCGCTCGCCGGCGGATGGTCGGGTGTCAGGCGCCGCGGCGCGGAGGCGGCCCTGCTTGGCCTCGCGGCAGGAGCCGGGACGCTCGCGACCAGCCTCTTCCTAGTCCCGGAGCTCTCGGGCGCCGTCGGTGGGCTCGCGGCGACGGCAATCTTTCTCGGGCTCCGGATCGGCCGGGCCGGGGGCGCCCCGGTGCGCGCGCTGCTGCCCTACGCATTTCTCCTTACCCTACTCGTCCTGATAAACGCGGGCGGGGGGCCCGGCTCTGTGGCCTGGATCGGGCCCGCGATCGACGGACCGGGCCTGCCGCTCCTTGCCTCCTCGATCTTCGCCTCCACACTGTTCGCGGTCGGTCCGGGAACGTTCGGCAACGCGCTGAACAGCACGACCCGCCAGTGGCTCCCGACCGCGGGTGCTGTGCTCACCTTCGTGCTCGCCGGGGCGATCTTGGCAGACGGTGGAGCGGCCGGGGTGCTGGCGACCGAAGCCAGGCGTTTCGGGAGCCTCTACCCCGCCATCCTGCCCGTTCTCGGTGCTTTCGGGGGGGCGCTCGCGGGATCCAACGCGGCCTCCAACGCGCTCTTCATGCCGCTCCAGATCGAGGCCGCGCGCGGGCTCGGCATCTCGGAGCCACTCGCGGCGGCCTCGCAGAACGTGTCGGGGAGCCACGCGAGTTTGTTGGCTCCTCAGCGAATCGTGCTGGCGGCGACGGCGACCGGGCTCGTGGGGCGGGAGGGTGAGATCACGCGCCTCGCCATGGCCCCCGTCGTGGTTTCCATCGTCGTCTTGGCGGTCATCGGGATGGTGTCCTAG
- a CDS encoding glycoside hydrolase family 15 protein, with protein sequence MGYLPIGDHGIIGNLHTAALVGTDGTIDWLCLPAFDSPSVFCSILDDEKGGHFRLRPVEHEKSQQLYLPDSNVLLTRFLSREGMAEVIDFMPIISKPGDRSRLVRHVRAVRGSATFEVECRPAFDYARGGHHLSTGKTGAVFASASAAHTSLGLSTEVPLEKGPKGAAGATFKLGEGERATFVLSEVEEGEGPGYVFRRDDFEESLHDTLAYWRRWISGSTYSGRWREFVNRSALVLKLMVYDPTGALVAAPTMGLPERIGGERNWDYRYAWLRDAAFTLYALISIGFEDEANRFMGWLRDRCSADEDGLLQPLYGIDGRAKIQEEELNHLSGYMGSGPVRLGNAAYGQIQLDLYGAILDAAYLYNKHGAPLDYDLWQNLRRILDWLADNWRLEDEGIWEVRGGRRHFVSSKVMSWVALERAVRISRQRGLPAGNGGEGRWISERDKIYEEVMERGWNPDKGSFVQHYGSDALDASLLLMPLVKFVGPTDPRWLATLDHIQNELTYDTLVDRYRTDEAAPDGLVGDEGSFSLCSFWFVECLTQAGRLDEARLALEKMFSYANHLGLYAEEVGSSGEALGNFPQALTHLSLISAAVHLDRALG encoded by the coding sequence ATGGGCTATCTTCCTATAGGCGACCACGGCATCATCGGCAACCTGCACACGGCGGCGCTCGTCGGGACGGACGGGACCATCGACTGGTTGTGCCTGCCTGCCTTCGACTCGCCCAGCGTGTTCTGCTCCATCCTCGACGACGAGAAGGGCGGGCATTTCAGGCTGCGGCCCGTCGAGCACGAGAAGAGCCAGCAACTGTATCTGCCCGACTCCAACGTGCTGCTCACCCGGTTCCTCTCGCGGGAGGGGATGGCCGAGGTGATCGACTTCATGCCCATCATCTCCAAACCGGGGGACCGCTCGCGGCTGGTGCGCCACGTAAGGGCCGTGCGCGGCTCGGCGACTTTCGAGGTGGAGTGCCGCCCGGCCTTCGACTACGCCCGCGGCGGGCACCACCTCTCGACGGGCAAGACGGGGGCCGTCTTCGCCTCTGCCAGCGCGGCGCACACCTCCCTCGGCCTCTCGACCGAGGTGCCGCTTGAAAAGGGGCCGAAGGGTGCGGCGGGGGCCACGTTCAAGCTGGGCGAGGGGGAGCGGGCGACGTTCGTGCTCTCCGAGGTAGAGGAGGGGGAGGGGCCGGGGTACGTGTTCCGGCGGGACGATTTCGAGGAGAGCTTGCACGACACGCTCGCGTACTGGCGGCGTTGGATCTCCGGTAGCACCTACTCGGGCCGCTGGCGGGAGTTCGTCAACCGCTCCGCCCTCGTCCTGAAGCTGATGGTCTACGACCCGACCGGGGCCCTGGTGGCGGCCCCGACGATGGGACTGCCCGAGAGGATCGGCGGCGAGCGCAACTGGGATTACCGGTACGCGTGGCTCAGGGACGCGGCTTTCACGCTCTACGCCCTGATCTCCATAGGCTTCGAGGACGAGGCGAACCGCTTCATGGGCTGGCTCCGCGACCGCTGCTCCGCGGACGAGGACGGGCTCCTCCAGCCCCTCTACGGCATCGACGGCCGCGCGAAGATACAGGAAGAGGAGCTTAACCACCTCTCCGGCTACATGGGCTCGGGACCGGTGCGCCTCGGAAACGCGGCCTACGGCCAGATCCAGCTCGACTTGTACGGGGCGATCCTGGACGCCGCCTACCTCTACAACAAGCACGGCGCCCCGCTCGACTACGACCTCTGGCAGAATCTCCGCCGCATCCTCGACTGGCTCGCCGACAACTGGCGCCTCGAAGACGAGGGCATCTGGGAGGTCCGCGGCGGCCGGCGGCACTTCGTCTCCTCCAAGGTGATGAGCTGGGTCGCCCTGGAGCGGGCCGTCAGGATCTCGCGCCAGCGCGGCCTCCCTGCGGGGAACGGGGGAGAGGGGCGCTGGATCTCCGAGCGCGACAAGATCTACGAGGAAGTCATGGAGAGAGGCTGGAACCCCGATAAGGGCAGCTTCGTCCAGCACTACGGGAGCGACGCCCTGGACGCCTCGCTCCTCCTCATGCCGCTCGTAAAGTTCGTGGGACCCACGGACCCGCGCTGGCTCGCCACCCTCGACCACATCCAGAACGAGCTCACCTACGACACCCTCGTCGACCGCTACCGGACCGACGAGGCGGCGCCCGACGGCCTCGTCGGCGACGAGGGCAGCTTCAGCCTCTGCTCCTTCTGGTTCGTCGAATGCCTGACCCAGGCAGGACGCCTCGACGAGGCCCGCCTCGCCCTGGAGAAGATGTTCTCCTACGCAAACCACCTCGGCCTCTACGCCGAGGAGGTCGGCTCCTCGGGCGAGGCCCTCGGCAACTTCCCCCAGGCCCTGACCCACCTCTCCCTCATAAGCGCGGCCGTCCACCTCGACCGCGCCCTCGGCTAG
- the rocF gene encoding arginase: MPRNPRNPVGIFGVPMDLGQDRRGVDMGPSAIRYARLEDAIEELGYPVTDLGNAGVPIPELIESDESVRHLDAVRSVCEEVSGRAGAVVSEGLFPIFLGGDHSISIGTVSGVAGSSGGRTGVIWLDAHADFNLPETSPSGNIHGMPLATLAGMGPADLVEIGGPGASVRPEDIVLIGLRSVDLEERNLLREAGVRAYTMKEIDAYGVARVVRQAMKYLSHVDRVHLSFDLDVLDPEIAPGVGTPVRGGLTYREAHLVMELINEADVVTSLDVVEVNPILDVRNGTASLAVELVGSLLGRRIIDLPV, from the coding sequence TTGCCTAGGAACCCGCGCAACCCGGTTGGTATCTTCGGGGTGCCTATGGACCTCGGGCAGGACCGCCGCGGCGTGGACATGGGGCCGAGCGCCATCCGGTACGCCCGCCTGGAAGACGCCATCGAGGAGCTGGGCTATCCCGTTACGGACCTCGGCAACGCGGGGGTGCCGATCCCCGAGCTGATAGAGAGCGACGAGTCCGTCCGTCACCTCGATGCCGTGCGGAGCGTGTGCGAGGAAGTCTCCGGGCGGGCAGGGGCCGTCGTGTCGGAGGGGCTGTTCCCGATCTTCCTCGGGGGGGACCACTCCATCTCCATCGGGACCGTTTCGGGGGTCGCCGGGTCCTCCGGCGGCCGGACGGGCGTGATCTGGCTCGACGCCCACGCGGACTTCAACCTCCCCGAGACCTCGCCTTCTGGAAATATCCACGGGATGCCGCTCGCCACGCTCGCCGGCATGGGTCCTGCCGACCTCGTCGAGATCGGCGGCCCCGGCGCGAGCGTGAGGCCCGAGGACATCGTTTTGATAGGCCTGCGCTCCGTGGACCTCGAAGAGCGCAACCTGCTCCGCGAGGCCGGCGTGCGCGCCTACACGATGAAGGAGATAGACGCCTACGGCGTCGCCCGCGTCGTGCGCCAGGCCATGAAGTACCTCTCGCACGTGGACCGCGTCCACCTCTCCTTCGACCTGGACGTCCTCGACCCCGAGATAGCCCCGGGAGTCGGCACCCCGGTCCGCGGCGGCCTCACCTACCGCGAGGCCCACCTCGTCATGGAGCTCATAAACGAGGCGGACGTGGTGACCTCCCTGGACGTGGTGGAGGTAAACCCGATCCTGGACGTCAGAAACGGCACGGCGTCCCTCGCCGTGGAGCTCGTCGGGAGCCTGCTCGGGCGCCGGATAATAGACCTGCCGGTGTAG
- a CDS encoding nicotinate phosphoribosyltransferase, which produces MSEGGRRFNSATDAEIRNADVADSYFHRTMEVLRSRGLENTPVHAELAYKTSDPDAWFVVAGLDEVAYLFEDLPVEVRAVPEGTICRPHEPILTISGPYGAFAEHETALLGLLCQASGIATGAARCRLAAGERPVISFGARRMHPSIAPMIERSAYIGGCDMVAVDLAVERMGIPATGTTPHALVLMIGSTAEAAKAFDETMKPEVPRTIIIDTFDDEKFGALLAARAIPDTISAIRMDTPGNRRGDFRDLMREVRWELDRHGFSHVKIFASGGIDVDYILHLNPVCDAYGVGGAIADAPMIDYSLDIVEVDGEDRSKRGKRGGRKKLLELEDGSRQVLPVGAPQPHGARDVLRPIEEAFGDDDAHALRGRVLAQLATDKFAL; this is translated from the coding sequence TTGAGCGAAGGCGGACGCAGGTTCAACTCGGCGACGGACGCGGAGATCCGCAACGCCGACGTAGCCGACTCGTACTTCCACAGGACGATGGAGGTGCTCCGCTCCCGCGGCCTTGAGAACACCCCCGTCCACGCCGAGCTTGCCTACAAGACCAGCGACCCCGACGCCTGGTTCGTCGTCGCGGGCCTGGACGAGGTCGCCTACCTCTTCGAGGATCTGCCGGTCGAGGTTCGGGCGGTGCCCGAAGGCACGATCTGCCGCCCCCACGAGCCGATCCTCACCATCTCCGGCCCCTACGGCGCCTTCGCCGAGCACGAGACCGCCCTGCTCGGCCTGCTCTGCCAGGCTTCGGGCATCGCAACGGGCGCGGCGCGGTGCCGGTTGGCGGCCGGCGAGCGGCCCGTGATTTCCTTCGGGGCGCGAAGGATGCACCCGTCCATAGCGCCCATGATCGAACGCTCGGCCTACATCGGCGGGTGCGACATGGTCGCCGTGGACCTCGCCGTCGAACGTATGGGCATCCCCGCCACCGGCACGACCCCGCACGCCCTCGTCCTCATGATTGGCTCGACCGCCGAGGCGGCGAAGGCCTTCGACGAGACGATGAAGCCTGAGGTCCCACGCACCATCATCATAGACACCTTCGACGACGAGAAGTTCGGGGCCCTTTTGGCGGCCCGCGCCATTCCGGACACAATCTCGGCCATCCGGATGGACACGCCGGGCAACCGCAGGGGAGACTTCAGGGACCTGATGCGCGAGGTCCGGTGGGAACTCGACCGCCACGGGTTCTCGCACGTCAAGATCTTCGCCTCCGGCGGCATCGACGTCGATTACATCCTCCACCTGAACCCCGTCTGCGACGCCTACGGGGTCGGCGGCGCCATCGCGGACGCGCCGATGATCGACTACTCCCTGGACATCGTCGAGGTCGACGGCGAGGACCGCTCCAAGCGCGGTAAGCGCGGCGGGCGCAAGAAACTCCTCGAGTTGGAGGACGGGTCCCGCCAGGTCCTGCCCGTAGGCGCCCCCCAACCCCACGGCGCCCGCGACGTCCTTCGCCCCATCGAAGAAGCCTTTGGCGACGACGACGCCCACGCCCTCCGAGGGCGGGTCCTCGCCCAACTCGCCACCGATAAGTTCGCTCTCTAA
- the rph gene encoding rifamycin-inactivating phosphotransferase: protein MSCYVLGFQEVDRTQVAVVGGKGAHLGELSRIKGLRVPAGFCVTTDAFQRIMAEAPSIDDRLDRLSRLKPDDREAIRALSAEIRRTLEGTAIPDDLAAAITRPLARLGERAAYAVRSSATAEDLPTASFAGQQDTYLNVVGPAAILQHVSRCWASLFTERAVTYRLRNGLDHRKVHMAVVVQQMVFPQAAGILFTADPVTGSRKVASVEGSFGLGEALVSGLVNADVYKVRDGEVVARAVATKRLAIHASPAGGTQEHAIEPERQEQAALTDAQVVRLAQLGRRIEAHFGRPQDIEWCLVDDGFQIVQSRPITTLFPIPEAGDRENHVYVSVGHQQMMTDPMKPLGISLWQLTAGRPMYEAGGRLFVDVTRGLATPASRAGFLEMLGKSDPLIGDALQTILDRGDFIPTLPDEGPDGAPAGGAPAPIETDPAIVAELIRRSQASLADLKRDIRTKSGSALLDFILADIQELRRLLFDPQSHRVIMAGMEATWWLNEQLQAWLGEKNAADTLTQSVPHNVTSEMGLALLDVADVIRPRPDVVAFLRHVEDEGFLDELPGLAGGREARDAIQAWLDKYGMRCVGEIDITRPRWSERPTTLVPIILSNVKNFEPGAGARRFEQGRQEAWKKERELLERLRALPDGKRKAEEAKQMIDRVRTFSGYREYPKYGMVSRYFVYKQALLEEAGRLVRAHVLREKEDIFHLTFQELQDVVRTNQVDDRLIRQRKDAFSSYKALTPPRVLTSDGEAVAGAYRRDDLPAGALVGLPVSAGTIEGRARVILDVAGADLEAGDILVTAYTDPSWTPLFVAIKGLVTEVGGLMTHGAVIAREYGLPAVVGVEHATRLIRDGQRIRVHGTDGYVEILP, encoded by the coding sequence ATGAGCTGCTACGTGTTGGGTTTCCAGGAGGTCGACCGGACGCAGGTCGCGGTCGTTGGCGGCAAGGGCGCGCATCTGGGGGAGCTTTCGCGGATCAAAGGCCTCCGCGTGCCGGCTGGCTTCTGCGTGACGACGGACGCCTTCCAGCGGATCATGGCGGAAGCGCCGTCGATCGACGATCGACTCGATCGGCTGTCGCGCCTGAAGCCGGACGACCGGGAGGCGATCCGCGCGCTCAGCGCGGAGATCCGCCGGACCCTCGAAGGGACCGCCATCCCCGACGATCTGGCGGCGGCGATTACCCGCCCGCTCGCCCGGCTCGGCGAGAGAGCCGCCTACGCCGTCCGATCCAGTGCGACGGCAGAGGACTTGCCGACGGCATCCTTCGCGGGCCAGCAGGACACGTACCTGAACGTCGTGGGGCCGGCGGCGATCCTCCAGCACGTCAGCCGGTGCTGGGCCTCGCTCTTCACCGAGCGGGCCGTGACCTACCGCCTGCGGAACGGATTGGACCACCGGAAGGTCCACATGGCCGTGGTCGTGCAGCAGATGGTCTTCCCGCAGGCGGCCGGCATCCTCTTCACGGCCGACCCCGTCACGGGCAGCCGGAAGGTCGCCTCCGTGGAGGGCAGCTTCGGCCTCGGCGAGGCCCTGGTCTCCGGCCTGGTAAACGCGGACGTCTACAAGGTGCGGGACGGCGAGGTCGTCGCCAGGGCGGTCGCCACCAAGCGGCTTGCCATCCACGCCTCGCCGGCAGGCGGGACGCAAGAACATGCGATCGAGCCGGAGCGGCAGGAGCAGGCAGCGCTGACGGATGCGCAGGTCGTGCGGCTGGCGCAGCTGGGCCGGCGGATCGAAGCCCACTTCGGCCGCCCCCAGGACATCGAATGGTGCCTGGTCGACGATGGGTTCCAGATCGTCCAGAGCCGGCCGATCACCACGCTGTTCCCTATCCCTGAGGCCGGCGACCGGGAGAACCACGTCTACGTCTCCGTCGGTCATCAGCAGATGATGACCGACCCCATGAAGCCGCTGGGGATCTCCTTGTGGCAGCTGACGGCAGGCCGGCCCATGTACGAGGCCGGCGGGAGGCTGTTCGTCGACGTCACCCGGGGCCTCGCAACGCCTGCGAGCCGCGCAGGCTTCCTGGAGATGCTGGGGAAATCCGATCCGCTGATCGGGGACGCGCTGCAGACCATCCTCGACCGCGGCGACTTCATCCCGACGCTCCCGGACGAGGGTCCCGACGGGGCGCCGGCGGGCGGCGCGCCAGCCCCGATCGAGACCGATCCGGCCATCGTCGCCGAGCTGATCAGGCGCAGCCAGGCCTCCCTCGCCGACTTGAAGCGCGACATCCGGACGAAGTCCGGATCGGCGCTCCTCGACTTCATCCTGGCGGACATCCAGGAGCTGAGGCGGCTCCTGTTCGATCCGCAGAGCCATCGGGTGATCATGGCGGGAATGGAGGCAACCTGGTGGCTCAATGAGCAGCTGCAGGCGTGGCTGGGCGAGAAGAACGCGGCCGACACGCTTACGCAGTCCGTCCCCCACAACGTCACGTCGGAGATGGGGCTAGCGCTCCTGGACGTCGCGGACGTGATCCGCCCGCGTCCGGACGTGGTGGCCTTCCTGCGGCACGTCGAGGACGAGGGCTTCCTGGACGAGCTGCCCGGGCTCGCAGGCGGGCGGGAAGCGCGAGACGCCATTCAGGCCTGGCTCGACAAGTACGGCATGCGCTGCGTCGGCGAGATCGACATCACGAGGCCGCGTTGGAGCGAACGCCCCACCACGCTCGTGCCCATCATCCTCAGCAACGTCAAGAACTTCGAGCCGGGCGCCGGCGCGCGGCGCTTCGAGCAAGGACGGCAGGAGGCCTGGAAGAAGGAACGGGAGCTGCTGGAGCGCTTGCGGGCCTTGCCGGACGGGAAGCGGAAGGCCGAAGAGGCCAAGCAAATGATCGACCGGGTCCGGACCTTCAGCGGGTACCGGGAGTATCCGAAGTACGGCATGGTCAGCCGATACTTTGTTTACAAGCAGGCCTTGTTGGAAGAAGCCGGGCGCCTCGTGCGGGCCCACGTGCTTCGTGAGAAGGAAGACATCTTCCACCTAACCTTCCAGGAGCTCCAGGACGTCGTGCGCACGAACCAGGTGGATGACCGGCTCATCCGCCAGCGCAAGGACGCGTTCAGTTCGTATAAGGCGCTCACGCCGCCCCGGGTGCTCACGTCGGATGGCGAGGCCGTCGCCGGGGCGTACCGACGCGACGATCTGCCGGCCGGCGCGCTGGTCGGCTTGCCGGTTTCCGCCGGGACCATCGAGGGGCGGGCCCGCGTCATCCTGGACGTGGCGGGGGCCGATCTCGAAGCGGGCGACATCCTGGTCACCGCCTACACGGACCCCAGCTGGACGCCCCTGTTCGTCGCGATCAAGGGCCTGGTGACGGAGGTGGGGGGCCTGATGACCCATGGCGCGGTGATCGCACGGGAGTACGGCTTGCCGGCCGTCGTGGGGGTGGAGCATGCCACCCGGCTGATCCGGGATGGGCAGCGGATCCGCGTGCATGGAACGGACGGGTACGTCGAGATCCTGCCCTAG
- a CDS encoding helix-turn-helix domain-containing protein: protein MTEDSATVDSRMVEAVSSDRLGGRVRELRRGRGLTLEELAGRSGVSRAMISKLERGEKNPTLVVAARLAEGLGVTLSRLAGTEEKREVVVVRKENRLVMRDPETGFERQLLSPTFAGRGVEFVRNVIPTGGTSGEFPPHSRGVREHIVVEKGELSATLGGEEHRLRQGDALYFEADVPHRFDNTGPGECSYYLVIDYSGAP from the coding sequence ATGACGGAGGACAGCGCAACGGTGGACTCTCGGATGGTGGAGGCGGTTTCGTCCGATCGGCTGGGCGGTCGCGTCAGGGAGTTGCGTCGCGGGCGGGGGTTGACGCTCGAGGAGTTGGCCGGCCGGTCGGGGGTGAGCCGGGCCATGATCTCCAAGCTCGAACGCGGCGAGAAGAACCCGACGCTGGTGGTCGCCGCGAGGCTTGCCGAGGGGCTGGGTGTTACGCTCTCGCGCCTGGCGGGCACGGAAGAAAAACGCGAAGTCGTCGTGGTGCGGAAAGAGAACCGCCTGGTCATGCGCGACCCCGAGACGGGTTTCGAGCGTCAGTTGCTATCCCCGACGTTCGCGGGACGGGGCGTCGAGTTCGTCCGCAACGTGATCCCCACCGGCGGCACTTCCGGCGAGTTCCCGCCCCACAGCAGGGGCGTCAGGGAGCACATCGTTGTGGAGAAGGGCGAGCTGTCGGCGACCCTCGGCGGTGAAGAACACCGGCTGCGGCAAGGCGACGCCCTTTACTTCGAGGCAGACGTCCCGCACCGCTTCGACAACACCGGGCCGGGAGAGTGCAGCTACTACCTCGTCATAGACTACTCGGGCGCCCCTTGA